tgaagtaaatgtagttaatgcCTGTACTGTATATTAGGACAATTTCATGCAACATAAACGGTGACGAGACCCGCAGACCGCTTGCGATGTGACTTACTGGCTCATCATCTTCCTCATAGTAGGGGCTTTGGCGAACCAGACTGAACTTGTCCTCGGGCTCTTCCTCTGAAGTTGGGCTGGGCGGTCCGTCCACCAGTGTGCGGGACCGTGTGTGGGGCCGGGACAAACGCTGGGGGTTTCTCCTACGAGCTCCTGGAGTCCCCATGGAACGTCGAGGTGCCCGTCGAGGCTGAAGAAGACCAAATAGTACCAATTAATACAGACCACTGATTAAAGCACAGAGTGCTATGGTGAgatttactatatatttattgtcaGGTTAAATTACCGTAGAGGAAGAGGACATTGCCATCTGTCTTGGGAGGAGTCCGGGTACTTTGTTCAGCTCTGCCATGAGCTTTGCTagctaaaacacaaagaaaaaatgaatgaataagtaGATAAGGCACAATATAAATGGAGGCTGTTACGATCAAAGTCCAGTTCATAGTGCCAAATGAGAGTAAAGTAGAATAAATAGAGCAAATTGTACCATTTCTTTATTCTCCTTAATGTTCATGGCTCTCTTGCTCATGGCGTTGTCCTCTCcgtcagagtcagagtcagagtccTGTACTTTACTTTGAGGTAGTGGTTCGGATGCGGGCCTCTTCTTAGTGGGGAATGTCATAGCAACCTTAAGGATGGATCTGCGGCCACATCTCGGAGGGTCAGAGTCTACTttctgaaagaaaatacaattaatgatTAGCGTGAAAACTTAAGTGCTGTATGACGAAGTTCtgaaaaatgttgcatttgtatTTCTCCTTGCAAGTTACCATGGTTTTCATCTGGCTGTTGATCACACTCTCATCAAACCCGCAGTATGTATCCTCCTCAGATGAAGCCTCAAACACCTTTGGTTTCCCTGCCATCCTCTTCGTCGGTCTTAAGATGCTCCTCTGAACACAAGACGCAATGTTAAGTTACAGATTCACCACCATTTAACAAGgaatattaacttttttttgttttgttaccgTATTTGCAAAGCCTCCATCGGAAGCCAAAGCTATCGCAGCTATCATCCGAAGAAGAAGTCTCCATGGGAACCAGAGGGACACTGCGGAAACTCCTCAAACTCATCCTGGTAGATGGAGACTGGGCTGCCAGTTTCTGCAGATGATAGAATAGGCAAGTTTAGAAAATATCCTTTTTATAACAAACTTTACtacaaacatgtttctgtgtctatAATGTTACTCTACGCAGTTTATCTTACTTCATTGTTACCACCTTCCACATTACATTGACCTCAGAGCTTAAAATCAGGTTGTGACCAACTGAATCAACACTTTCAGAGCTCTCAGTTGGATTTCTTCAAGTGATAGCTAGGCTTCAAATGGTTTACAGTAGGGCTACAAGTAAGGATGACTTTTACTTATCATTTTGCAACTACTTAACTAACATGTTAAAGCGTTAATTTTCTTGCAGTGGACTAATCATTAATGTTTCAGATCTAATTTActattatttgatatttgacTGTTGGCAAACCTAACTAAATGTAAACTGGGTAATTggctaatgtaatgtaatgtaatgtaaattaaCATGCTAACCTTAAAGTAAAGTTATATATTCATTAACTTGTGTAGGTTAGCCTACATTTCGAAGAGAGGGGGAGTGACAACATTTAACTAACTAATTATAGCTTATCTTGACCAATTGTGTAAGTTAAAACCCTCATTTTGTTTCAACTTTGAAACGTTGAatacatgttggagggacattGGGATTTAAATGGTAACTGTTACAAAGTTGTCATAACAGGATGTTTTatcaagaaaacaataaaacacgATTCTGATAATAGAGTaagataaaaacaatgtaaGGCTGCTTTTCTTACCTTGGAGCGGGTGGctggcatttttattttaataatcgtTGCAGATAAACAGGGAGACACAAACTCTGCGTgcaacagcagctctgcagtgaACAAAGCAggacctgcagctgcagccagaTCCACAGTTCATTTCCCGCGCTACCAAAAAGTCCTGGAAGATGTATAAAATGTAGTCCGGTAGTTTAACTAAATAATACACTTTTTGTAAGACACAGGAGGCCACATCTTACACCGAAATTcgttattaatatttaaaaatgtatttggtaTTTCTTTAAGGAATCAAATTCACAAACGTATTAGTATATGTAGACTTTAAGGGAGTGACAGCGTTGTGTCTTCCATGTACTTTGTTGTGGCGCGagttttttatttgtgaattTGCATGCAAGGCGGGTAAAATATTGAGCTCTGTCCAACTATGAAGCTATTATGAAGTCTAACTCTAGTCCAACTATTTAAGAGGTCAAATGTTGAAAGATCTAAGTTTAACTGTCCTTTCACTTAATAGCAGACAGGACACACAATATGACTCTTTCTTCGgactttatacattttttatatttcagttacACTTTATGTGGTTTACAGTTAACAAAGGAAATAAAGGAGGGCTATTTATTAGCAAAGGAAATATGAAGACATGGGAATGTCATTTATtaaaactgaataataataaaagattgCACTAAAGACAAATGAgataagacaaaaacataaacttCAGGAAGTGGATATGGTTGAAGCAGGAACACAATAACAAGGCTGGGGTGGGGCATACCAGACCTAATACAACTTTACAAACTTTAGAAAActactttatactatatatatatatgttaatatgttatactgttataatatatatacatatacatatgtatatatatatatatatatatatatatatatatatatatatatagtaatgaTACTTATTGTCTGTATtgatatagaaatataatataactatatatattataacactataacatattaacatatatatatatatgagatcaTTTATTAGTCTGgtgtatgtttatatacactatatacttTGCTGCTACTAATCACATATCACCACTATCACGTTTGCGTtataattttgtctctaattgCTCCTGTatagtttcttttttaattctattcttatttcagttttatataCTTGCCTATTGTTTAATTTGTACTTTCACTATTTATCTGTACTTACTTCTGtccttctgctgctgcaacaaccaCATTTCCCCACTGTGGATCGATAAAGGCGTATCTTATCTCATCATATATGACCATTGTCAAACAATGCACTCAGTAGATCATGTTATATTTATGCGCCAAAAATACtacacagaaagagacacactAAAGAGACAACTCAGATTTgaagaaattaacattttatcttGGGTAAGGGTGTTATAACAGTTTATTTGATTACTTGAGAGAAACTGggctgataaataaaaaataaaaatatgcatcTATAACACTGGGCACCACCGGCTATTTAATAGAAGGAAGAAAGTGAAGAACAATGACTTAATTGTCcatttttgtaataataatcacataaatcatttatattaaCACGACAGGagcccctttttaaaaataaaccttatgttcatacatatatacatcatCATAGGGCATCAATGAGATTATTTTACAACAAGCAGTTCATTTTTGAGCATGTAAACAGACATAATTCATATGTAAAACCATTTCACAGCATACTATGTAAAGAAGCTGTCAGTTCATGTGTGGCCCACATTAAGTTCTTCCAGCAGCACCGCGTCCTCCCCTGCCCCCTCTTCTCTGTCGACCTCTGACTTGTTTATTGTCCTGACGTGGTAATCTTTTCAGTCGCTCCACTTTGATCCACCCTCCATCGCTGGCTTTGgccccctctttctcctcacTGGGGTTTTCTGTCACAGACAATATACCTGGTATCATGGAGGGGCGGCTCTGTGGTGTGACACTGTAACTGTTGGACCGTGGCCTCCCTGGCTGTCGTGAGGTTTTGCTGGTTTTATTATGAATATAGTTATCTCTAGTACTGGTCCATGCATGGCCCCTGCCCTGCCCCTCTCCCACAGTTAATGTGTTGCCAAAGTAGCGGTTTCTGCGGTGGTCGTGCACCACTCCAGCACTGAGTGGGCGCTCTCGTTCCCTCTCTGAGGTGCTCTCTGACGTAGTGCTGGAAGGGCTGCTGCCCTTTGACccaagatggagagaggagagtttgGCCGACAGGCTGGTAGTTGGCGAAGAACTGCGTGAGTCAACCCAAGGAGATACACGGGCACGGTTTGGAGAGCGACGCACAGCTGCAGCATAAGAAAACCCCTGACTTTCATGTGCAGACAGGAACTGAGGCAGAGTGCGGGCGTCAGAGCTAGTGAAGGCAGTCAGAGCAGCATTCTTCGACAGGGTTTTTTGGGTCATCAACTGCCTCTGCCTTACATCGTACATCCATGTGGGATCAATATCTGAAAAGGAAGTTAtgcattgattaaaaaaaacaggagcATTCTATGTTTAATActgttaaatatacttgtgATATCTTGAAATGAGGaaattcaacagcaacaatCTTTATTTGTGCAGCAGTGAATTGCTCCTGCACTCTTCAGGTCATCAgaactataaataaaacaattaccAGAGTTAGACTTGTCCGTGGGGCTCCAGTCGATGTTAGCCGGTGTTGTTTCGATGACCAGCTCCAGAGTCTTGATTTCATCTTGTCCACCACTGTGACTCCACGCCACTGGACAGCTGTGTCTGGTCGACTTTGGCGACTTGACATCATTCTGAAGTCAAAAGAGAATATCAGGAAATGTAGCGTTGAAAATATGTACACTTGTTTTACAGGGTTCTGTGATTGCATTTGatgcattttcatatttatatttcaaatggCTAATGTGTATATTTGCTGTTTTGTGAGGCGCCTCTCACAGCTGCTGATATGACTCACCTCATAATTAACTGTGTAGTCCACTTTCTGGTTCTGCTCTATTCCAACGATCCATTTGTCCATCACAAAAGGTGGCTGCATTGCAATGACATTAGTTCATAAAAATCTGACTATGGTAACCACAATACAACAATCCTCTAGATGTAATGAAACCAGCTGGGTCAGAAACATAGACAACATTCTGCATTGATTAAAAACACGAGTGGTCATGTGGGTTTCTGACGACACCTTAGTCATCCGCAGGATTTCCACATCCTGTCGATTGGCATTAAAGATGACATCTTTGATGTAGGTCACTGAAACGTCATCTCCATCAAGCTCCATGTACATTTTCCATTTGCAGTCCttgaaagaaagaagataatGGTGAGAAAATGTAGGTCTGGTCTGGTGCATTTAGATACAACACATGATTGAATGGCAAAGTTTATAATTGCAGTATTTTTGTGTGGAGAACTTAGTTACTATTGTATATAAACCAACAGCACAACCTAGAGGTAGTTTACTGGTAGTGGCCAGTTATTGGCCACAAAGCCTCATAATGTAGGGGGAGGACAGAAATGATAActaaacatattataaataaatgcaagggggcaaaacacaagaaattatatcaaatataatTTGTATGCAATATGTTAAGCATTATGAAACACCTTATTGAGAGATTGTAATGGAAATCAGTATACTAATGCCTCAACGTTGTGGAGAGACTtgttacatttcataaaattactgaaacagagagatagaaaaaaatGACAACGGTGGAAAATATTTTCATGTGAATTCCTTGTCAAACACTATATGATCCCGGTTTCATATGTTGGAGCAGAAATCTGTTTGGTGGTAGGTGATAAGGATGAAGCTTTTTCCTCATGAGTTGCTGCATGCGGCACACATCAAATCCTCACTAGGAGGCATAAATCTGAACAATTCCCCAGCCCTCATCTCCTGCATACTGAATGCTGACGAAGCAGTAATGATTCTGCCAATCCCCAAAAGCCGGCCACGAAGCCACAGGTCACCGCTTAACCACACAGGGTTCATGGCACAGGCCAATCCATTGTGTAGTGATCACAGAGAAAGACATCAGAGGAGTGGCACTAACACACTCGTCTGAGGAGCCTTCGCCCTCTCCTGCATCATCCCCAGGGGCTGGAAACAGCTCAAAGGGGAAGCTTCAGCAAGCCTCTGGCTCAGAAACACACCAGTGGCCCCGCACTGGCCTGGTGTCGGCACTGGACAGTCGCACCGGGGCTCCCAGGTCCATGCTAGTCTAATCACTCCAGCAGAAACAATGTGTGGTAATGATGCCTAGGACCCGAGTGCGTCTAATGACAACTCATACATAATTCAGCACCTTTCACTTGGCTGCACGGTGATATCCTCATTAGTAGGGGACCCTCAGTGGCTGTCAGATGGTGGCCGCACAATCGCAGGCCCTCATTTTGTCTTTGAGAAGTGCAGCTGCTTCCATGACATCGCCAGCAAAGAGGGGCGAAGGAAAAAAAATGCAGTGcgggtttgttttatttagtgcAAAAAACCTTCCAGTTTGTAAAAACAAGGCTGACACGGAACCTGACACCAGGCAGGGGAAAATAATTAGCTCTCATTTTCTCAGCCTCCTGTTTCCTTCTCCCTGCTGTGTTTTCTACCCACTAAACCACCACATGTCAGAAGAAATGGGAGGCAATTAGCAGGCTCGTTTCAGCCCTGCCGAACACACTGAAAGAGGACTATTTATGATGGGACAATGAACAGCTGAAAGATTAAATAACGTTtgccttttaaaaagaaaatgacttctGGCTAAATGGGCtatttttgattaaattcaAACAGCAAGTGAAGAGCCACCCTTTCTCCACAGTTTGAGACCCAAACAAAGGGCTGCGAGCGAGGCGAGGTGGATGTGGTACATGGCTGagaatgaaatgtttatttgtctgGCTTTATGCATGTCTAGTGATGCCTTCAATGGTCAGTGTAACAGCTATCATCATGAATCCTCAACAACAAACAGCTTCAGTACAAGGAGGCTATGGCAAAAACATGATTCTGTACATCTATTAACGAAGTAACAATTATTACCAAACTTATTGAAgatgttaataattaataatcaaagtagatacaacatttatttgttattgtcctaaatgttttggttgccCTTCACGGTGCAAATGATGAGCTATATGCTCATAGCTCGCAGCTGCAGAATATGGTGatgcagtcagtgtgtgtgtgtgtgtgtgtgtgtgtgtgtgtgtgtttgtgtaaaaacTTACATATTTCCCAGTTCCTGGTTTCCAGTGGTACCCAAACACCAGCTCCAGATTTACAGTTTTACTCTTCTCCACCTGCTTTTCCAGCTCATCCTGGGAAGAAAAGGGAGTATAGGCACCAAATACGCACAGAAAACCATAAAAAACAATTGTTCCCgaagtaaaagaagaagcttTTATACCTTCAACAGAGGTGGGAAGTGGACGAACCCAAGGTAATCATTCGTGAGCTTTTCAATTTCACCCTGccaaagagaaaatgtgagaTTTGCTGTGATTCCAAATATCAATGAGCATAgattaataatgttaattatttatggattaaaagaaataagaaagttGTGGCTGATGGATAACTATGCCTTGCCTTAACGTGCATGACGTGACCTTTGGACTTGACCCCCATGTCCCGCATGTCGTTTTCAGTGAGCAATAGCAACATCTTTCCAGTGATGTGATTTTCTTTAAACAGGTCAGCGTACAGCTGCATATCACACGGACCCTCCCCTGAgatgagacaaaaaaaagatacacaAAGTTTTTAAACTAATAAAGAGTCTAAATATTCCAAAACTggattaaaaataaagtaaatgaacAAACCTGCACCAAATATTTGTTGCATCCAGAAATACTGAAGGAATAAAATGGTAATATATTAGTTTTAACAGTaatgaaaatatgaatatgaagtAAATACTATGATACTGACCACATGCTCCTCTGTCCATGTATAGATGTCGAGGGTGGGCAGCAActgcatgaaaacaaaagacaaatagAAATAATAGCAATAGAATATGGGTGGATACACACAGTATGACACATGTGTATTCATGGAAGACagattttaaagtaaaaatcaCCAGACTTaagtaaatgttattaaaatggaaaatagcCATGTTTTCCATGTCTGCAAAGCCATTATTTTTCCGGTTATTGTGCTGTGCGATTAAGACGACTTGCCTCTAATGGTCTATATCAAACCGAAATGTCCATCTGACTGATCTAACATGATCTGTTTGAATGATAAATCATTTATTGCTCATTAAATGTAATCAGGCAGAAACTTGCCAGCCAAAATAAAGATTTCATCATTGTGATCATGAGACTGGTGTGtaatgacagaaaataatgCAATGGAAAATTGGAGGAAAGATGACTAAATGAATGAGTAATCCCCCATTCACTGTCTTCTTCCCACGACATCTGATAACAGCGCAGATTACGCTCTGAAAGCCGGTCTCAATAGACAGTCGCTGCCATACATTTCAGTGCAGCCTGCCGCCTCATGAAACCTCTCAGCCCTGCAGCGTTTTCCGCCTCCTCCAGTGCTGGGGCTCGGAAGTAAACAGATTCAGAAACACTCTGCCGCTGCTAAAGTCTCATTGGAGGGACTTAACATCACTTTTCAAGCCGCATATTGTATTTCACAAATGCGTTCTCAAAGAACAATCTCAAATTGAAAATGGGAAGGacgttttttttgtgtttatgaTATGTGATATGTGACTTTGTGTTGGGTTTAGTTCACACAATTCTGCCCCCATGTGGATTAAGTGGAGTTACAAAGTGGCACAAAGAAGTTAATATCACAAGAAACAGCTCGTGAAGCAATATATTTTACAATCTTACTAAAACGGTATCGGTCATGCTCTGTTCTGTCTTCTGTCATAAAAGGTTTGGTAATAATAATGCAACATAATTCCCATAAAACAGATCAGTAGAGAGTTGAAAGAAACTGATTTATTGACAAAACAGTGAAGGATACAGGGAAATACGTCACATCAAGAAGCTGCTGGTCTTATGATTTTGGTGAAAGCTTGAGGAGATGACAAGTGCGGAGGCTGAATGTTTCTGAAGGGTCCAGATTTCAAACAGGGGAAATGTTAATATTGGAAAGAATCTGGTAATTGTTAAGTGTCTAGTGTGTGTAGGGCTTGATGGCACAGGAGTACAGACGATATTTGAATAGGAATATTAGCTCATGGCAGGAAGCTAACAAGCAACAACACAGGAATACAGAGGATTACATCCTCATGAGACTGACTGATGATAACAAGCGAAGGGGGCAATTTAATGGGCTATGCTCAAGGAAGCATGTCCTTCCCCCAGATGAAGTCTAACAGTAATGCTAATACGATTTCCTCTACTGTAAGTGCAGGCTTATATTCAGTTAGACTGTATGGTGTTATACTATATGTCAAATGTGTCTACAAAAGGACGTCGTCTATTAAAATCTATATTTCAATGCAgaaacattgttattattaattgattgttaaaatataaaatatatatttttaggcCTAAGAAAGAAACCTGTcttgaaaagtaaaaagtagaGAATGTACAGTCACACAGCAAAGTCCCTCTCCTGCTGTTTTGAACGTcgttggaaaaaaaacatgtactTTCTCATCCTGATAAGAGACTGTGTCTCAACAACTGCACTCCACCACATCCAGAACAAATTGGCCAATCTTAATGTCAGCAAAATGTCACTTCATCATAAAAGCCTGGCCTTCTCTAAGCAACTGGCTCATGTGGATCTTTCTTCACAGCATGGCACTACACATCCATAACATTAGGCATACGGTAAATTACATCAATAATTTCCATAGGAGGAGGGCTACaaatatattctataatatCGTTCTCTGCTACATTGAGCGATTTCTAAATATAACGTGAACAAAGCAGAAGGAATAGTAAGCCAAGATGTGTTTTTCTGGCGTTTCTTATTGAAATGATCAAAATAATCATGACTTAACAAGCAATTCATTAAGAAATAGTGCTTCCACAACACCAATAATGCATTAAGTGAGATTACAGTATTCAACAGATGCAGCTGTGGCAACACAGAGCGTCGGAGAGCTTTATTCACTGTCGTCAGACCAAGTGAAGCGTCCCATCCCCAGAGTCATGTTGATTTTGTGTCCTTCTCTGACACTGCTCGACACGGAGGAGTTCTGTCTGGCCTGCATGTTGACTTGCATGCCAGAGTGCAGGACAGGCCGGCCAAAGTCCAAGGAAAACATGTCCTCAAAGCCTTTCATCATGGACTGCAGATTCACTTCCTCATTACTGGAGGATGTGATCTGACATGACATCTGTGCACTGTTTGATTCCTCCGTCTTAGACTGATAGAACGACTTAGCGCTTATCTTTTTTGCCACAGGTAAGAAGAgctgagaggcagagacaggtggagagaggatGGACACAGgggtgaaaaaaaagaatagaggatagaaatgaaaaagaaataagtaatcagttttaaaacacaaaataagtgTAAATTAGAAAAGTGGACACTTTTAGCCTCAACCCAAGAAGGAAACTAAAAGGTAAAGAGAAGTTAACAGAATAACGGAGAGGTAAAGAAAGGAAACACAGGAAATGATTTCAGTGTACTTGATTCAAAGGTGTTCAATTAATCTATAATGTACACTACTGTGGCATTCGGTCACACAGTTCTCACAAAACAACCAtgttcacagaaacacaaagtacaaacaATGAGAACCAGAATATAATCTGTTGTGTCTTTGCATGCATACaatacaagaaaacaaaagcaaacagcaACGCCGTGAACTGCAGTTCTGCAACGCTCACAATTCAACATGAATTCTAGAGGAAAATGCAGCATTCACTCTGTGCATCACGATGCAAATGTACTTGATGGGCAACCATGCACTATACTGCACATACATGAA
This portion of the Cottoperca gobio chromosome 21, fCotGob3.1, whole genome shotgun sequence genome encodes:
- the cdca7a gene encoding LOW QUALITY PROTEIN: cell division cycle-associated protein 7a (The sequence of the model RefSeq protein was modified relative to this genomic sequence to represent the inferred CDS: deleted 1 base in 1 codon) is translated as MPATRSKKLAAQSPSTRMSLRSFRSVPLVPMETSSSDDSCDSFGSDGGFANTRSILRPTKRMAGKPKVFEASSEEDTYCGFDESVINSQMKTMKVDSDPPRCGRRSILKVAMTFPTKKRPASEPLPQSKVQDSDSDSDGEDNAMSKRAMNIKENKEMLAKLMAELNKVPGLLPRQMAMSSSSTPRRAPRRSMGTPGARRRNPQRLSRPHTRSRTLVDGPPSPTSEEEPEDKFSLVRQSPYYEEDDEPPRRRYFNGTKAIPHLVRPVDDITEAELQGICQNARDKVYNSFTGSTCHQCRQKTIDTKTSCRNPECVGVRGQFCGPCLRNRYGEEVRDALLSMEWQCPPCRGICNCSFCRARDGRCATGVLVYLAKYHGYDNVHAYLKSLKKELEKISE
- the map3k20a gene encoding mitogen-activated protein kinase kinase kinase 20 isoform X1, whose protein sequence is MLSPNASFVQIKFDDIHFFENCGGGSFGSVYRARWISQDKEVAVKKLLKIENEAEILSVLSHRNIIQFCGAIVEAPNYGVVTEYASGGSLYDYLSSAESEEMDMGQIMTWAAEIARGMHYLHSEAPVKVIHRDLKSRNVVVSADKVLKICDFGASKFLTHTTHMSLVGTFPWMAPEVIQSLPVSETCDTFSYGVVLWEMLTREIPFKGLEGLQVAWLVVEKNERLTIPSGCPASFAELMRNCWATEPKKRPMFKQILSTLESMSNDSQLPQQCNSFLHNKAEWRFEIEATLERLKKLERDLSTKEQELKERERRLKMWERKLIEQSNSPLLPTLDIYTWTEEHVYFWMQQIFGAGEGPCDMQLYADLFKENHITGKMLLLLTENDMRDMGVKSKGHVMHVKGEIEKLTNDYLGFVHFPPLLKDELEKQVEKSKTVNLELVFGYHWKPGTGKYDCKWKMYMELDGDDVSVTYIKDVIFNANRQDVEILRMTKPPFVMDKWIVGIEQNQKVDYTVNYENDVKSPKSTRHSCPVAWSHSGGQDEIKTLELVIETTPANIDWSPTDKSNSDIDPTWMYDVRQRQLMTQKTLSKNAALTAFTSSDARTLPQFLSAHESQGFSYAAAVRRSPNRARVSPWVDSRSSSPTTSLSAKLSSLHLGSKGSSPSSTTSESTSERERERPLSAGVVHDHRRNRYFGNTLTVGEGQGRGHAWTSTRDNYIHNKTSKTSRQPGRPRSNSYSVTPQSRPSMIPGILSVTENPSEEKEGAKASDGGWIKVERLKRLPRQDNKQVRGRQRRGGRGGRGAAGRT